A genomic window from Vagococcus sp. CY52-2 includes:
- a CDS encoding TlyA family RNA methyltransferase yields MKEKVGKERVDVLLVQQGLCETREKAKRTVMAGLVCDEKNIRYDKPGEKIPIATELRLKGQVMKYVSRGGLKLEKAIEVFNIDFSNRTLLDIGSSTGGFTDVALQNGAMMSYALDVGSNQLAWKLRQDERVEVMEKTNFRYAKLSDFKLGQPNIATIDVSFISLKLIIPVLRNIISEDGEVVALIKPQFEAGKEQVGKKGIVRDKKVHMDVLNKMISMMTESQFDVVKLDYSPITGGEGNIEFLAYLRPCQTTGNYLGREIIEELVERAHNHLNE; encoded by the coding sequence ATGAAAGAAAAAGTAGGAAAAGAACGTGTTGATGTTCTTTTAGTGCAACAAGGACTGTGTGAAACAAGAGAAAAAGCAAAACGGACAGTCATGGCTGGTTTAGTTTGTGATGAAAAAAATATTCGTTATGACAAGCCTGGAGAAAAAATTCCGATTGCAACTGAACTTAGATTAAAAGGACAAGTAATGAAATATGTGTCTCGTGGTGGTTTGAAATTAGAAAAAGCAATTGAAGTATTTAATATTGATTTTTCAAACCGAACCTTATTGGATATTGGGTCATCAACTGGAGGATTTACTGATGTTGCCTTACAAAATGGGGCGATGATGAGTTACGCTTTGGACGTCGGCTCTAATCAACTTGCATGGAAATTAAGACAAGATGAACGTGTTGAAGTCATGGAAAAAACGAATTTTAGATATGCTAAGTTATCGGATTTTAAATTAGGTCAACCAAATATTGCCACAATTGATGTTTCGTTTATTTCATTAAAATTGATTATTCCAGTCTTACGAAACATCATTTCGGAAGATGGAGAAGTTGTGGCATTGATTAAACCACAATTTGAAGCAGGAAAAGAACAAGTGGGAAAAAAGGGAATTGTTCGAGATAAAAAAGTGCATATGGATGTATTAAATAAAATGATTAGTATGATGACGGAATCTCAATTTGACGTAGTGAAGTTAGACTATTCTCCAATTACTGGTGGGGAAGGGAATATAGAGTTTCTTGCTTACTTAAGACCTTGCCAAACAACCGGAAATTATTTGGGACGTGAAATAATAGAAGAGTTAGTAGAAAGAGCCCACAATCACTTGAATGAATAA